In the genome of Mugil cephalus isolate CIBA_MC_2020 chromosome 21, CIBA_Mcephalus_1.1, whole genome shotgun sequence, one region contains:
- the LOC124999275 gene encoding uncharacterized protein LOC124999275: protein MMDEFRWIKLLSLMILMLQFTATTGQRSSVTVRVGHDVTLSCGNVRDGQKNCDSTDWLFNGLRDRTTVELVKHGQIRSKPDRLRVTTNCSLVIKKVTDDDVGHYTCRQIISGRQQGEDFQVYLSVITMTEREDNDKVVLFCSVLDYDSCIYTVEWLYDGKEKISDMQISSPSCTHPVTFTSSHLNQSIYELLKCKVTNGYTKKVQLFTFSPQSSGKDEKRKNKVKSTIKPTATSKKMTTSVKLTSSEQTIRTTSPNTNDPTNQQVWSWWYMIVPVGLLLLSIFVVIIRWRKTKGKKTQMKENTELNLNSAETQSGPETSQDTAQPEDGVCYASISYTKKTKSKAKAQDRDDDDEGGSVVYSTVKASSSSADPRDLYSTINKLNK from the exons ATGATGGATGAATTCAGATGGATTAAACTGTTgtcactgatgatactgatgcttcagtttacag caacaactggaCAACGTTCATCTGTCACTGTCAGAGTTGGACATGATGTCACTTTGTCTTGTGGAAATGtgagagatggacagaagaactgTGACAGTACTGACTGGTTGTTCAATGGTTTAAGAGACAGAACAACAGTAGAGCTGGTTAAACATGGACAGATCAGATCTaaaccagacagactgagagttACAACAAACTGTTCTCTGGTTATAAAGAAGGTCACAGATGATGATGTTGGTCATTACACCTGCAGACAGATCATATCAGGACGACAACAAGGAGAAGACTTTCAGGTTTATCTGTCTGTTATTACCA tgACTGAACGTGAGGACAATGATAAAGTCGTCttgttctgctctgtgttgGATTATGATTCATGTATTTACACTGTGGAGTGGCTGTATGATggtaaagagaaaatatcagaCATGCAGATATCATCACCTTCCTGCACTCACCCtgtgacatttacatcatcTCACCTTAATCAGAGCATTTATGAGTTATTGAAGTGTAAAGTGACAAATGGTTACACTAAGAAAGTTCAGCTGTTTACCTTCAGCCCTCAGTCCTCAG gaaaagatgaaaagagaaagaacaaagtGAAATCAACAATTAAACCAACAGCAACaagtaaaaaaatgacaacatcagTGAAACTCACCTCATCAGAACAGACAATCAGAACAACATCTCCAAACACCAACGATCCAACAAATCAACAAG TTTGGTCATGGTGGTATATGATTGTTCCTGTGGGTTTATTATTACTCTCGATATTTGTCGTCATCATCAGATGGAGGAAAACTAAAg gaaagaaaacacagatgaaagaaaacact GAACTGAACTTAAACTCTGCAGAGACTCAGTCTGGTCCAGAAACCAGTCAGGACACG GCTCAACCTGAGGATGGTGTTTGCTACGCCTCCATCAGCTACACCAAGAAGACCAAGAGTAAAGCTAAAGCCCAG GaccgtgatgatgatgatgaaggtggctctgtggtctaCAGCACTGTGaaagcttcctcctcttctgctgaTCCCAGAGACCTCTATTCTACcatcaacaaactaaacaaataa